In bacterium, one DNA window encodes the following:
- the phoU gene encoding phosphate signaling complex protein PhoU — translation MQRHFDADLAELRHFLVTMGALVESMLGQAVRLLTEHDDAVAQQLYQDEAEVNRLHLQIDDICLRLLALRQPAAADLRLIASALKMNSDLERIGDQAINLLKRAQTLDRQEGEWPTIDLSPLVRIASSMVADALDAFIRKDVALARKVLEDEKTADQLRHEIESVLIVQAEKKTHNFLQLLQLILVTHHLERIADHATNIAEDVIYFLEGRDVRHHHA, via the coding sequence ATGCAACGACATTTCGACGCCGATCTGGCGGAATTGCGCCACTTCCTGGTCACGATGGGGGCGCTGGTTGAATCGATGCTCGGCCAGGCGGTGCGTCTGCTCACCGAGCACGATGACGCGGTGGCGCAGCAGTTGTATCAGGATGAGGCCGAGGTCAATCGACTGCATCTGCAGATCGACGATATCTGCCTGCGACTGCTGGCGCTCCGTCAACCGGCCGCCGCCGACCTGCGCTTGATCGCTTCGGCGCTGAAGATGAACTCGGACCTCGAACGGATCGGCGACCAGGCCATCAACCTGCTCAAACGGGCGCAGACGCTCGACCGGCAGGAGGGGGAATGGCCGACGATCGATCTGTCGCCGTTGGTGCGCATCGCCTCCTCGATGGTGGCCGATGCGCTTGACGCCTTCATCCGCAAGGATGTGGCGCTGGCGCGCAAGGTGCTGGAGGACGAGAAGACCGCCGACCAGCTGCGCCACGAAATCGAGAGTGTCCTGATCGTTCAGGCGGAGAAGAAGACCCACAATTTTCTGCAATTGCTTCAACTGATCCTGGTGACCCATCACCTCGAACGCATCGCCGACCACGCCACCAACATCGCCGAGGATGTGATCTATTTCCTCGAAGGGCGCGATGTGCGGCATCATCACGCGTAG